The following proteins are co-located in the Polystyrenella longa genome:
- a CDS encoding UvrB/UvrC motif-containing protein, which produces MKKCSRCSKIATLHITEINDGKVDELHLCESCAKMYLNQPPSNLDEEFPAVEVEFNELMEEEEAEESLAEEVRCPSCGITYKEFRSKGRLGCPQDYIIFQSQLMGLLDNIHNSTQHTGKYPKRAPKASQKQFELIKLRNDLNEAVQAENYEDAARLRDQINELEQETSIES; this is translated from the coding sequence ATGAAAAAATGCAGCCGTTGTTCCAAAATCGCCACGTTGCACATTACCGAAATCAATGACGGTAAAGTGGATGAGCTGCACCTTTGTGAATCGTGTGCCAAAATGTATCTGAATCAACCTCCGAGCAATCTGGACGAGGAATTCCCTGCCGTTGAAGTCGAATTCAACGAGTTAATGGAAGAGGAAGAAGCGGAAGAGAGCCTGGCCGAAGAAGTGCGCTGCCCCAGCTGTGGCATTACTTATAAAGAGTTCCGCAGCAAAGGACGATTGGGCTGTCCGCAGGATTACATTATCTTCCAATCACAACTGATGGGTCTGTTGGACAACATTCACAATTCGACCCAGCACACCGGCAAATATCCGAAACGGGCACCCAAAGCGAGCCAGAAACAGTTCGAATTGATTAAACTGCGAAACGACCTCAACGAGGCGGTTCAGGCCGAAAACTATGAAGATGCCGCCCGGCTTCGGGACCAGATCAACGAGCTGGAACAGGAGACATCGATCGAATCCTAA
- a CDS encoding CHAT domain-containing tetratricopeptide repeat protein — protein sequence MNRSRPADCLFFFTCNYFRGSLFLLIFGLVGVCLSGSIMATTLYAEDNAEKEQAESIRQMAEMIQLQQQNGQSAFALQLTKTLVKLLKPMLPGSATDLSEALVMQGQLEMALGDGEAAQKSLTEGKAVLAKALGGEHWRVLDLDLLIGELDWFASLTPEQQADLDRSLALHEQQMSLYQAGQFDEALAAGQEALAIERKLVGENHQQVAESLNTLGLMYQYQGDYTQAATLYEQATQVRAKVYGKQHPTYAESLNNQAGLYQQAGQLDEANRLFQEAFAIYEKSVEKSTPEFIQSLDNLAGSHAALTEFKQAEKLYLEAYELAQRYLSPENPLHGRLLNNLGVHYFDVGDYTRAEEFDERARKNAEEMLGSDHPEYATALNNLAKLYDHLGEYDRAIEQYQQSIDITHNYYRGTHPELLLTQNNLAQTYHKQGNYALAQQTYREVLAGRATLLGEDHPDYATTLDGLATTYLDTGRFAEALRLYQQAASIRKKTLGVMHLDYGQSLNNLAICYSAMGDFTTAETLNQQSNDVIKAVLSPAHRDYATSVANLAYWYMQIGEFEKARSMYDEALSLFEKAVGEDHPLYMNCLKETAELELETNNLALARDRLTDVIEGERKTLGEQHSSVLEAEALLATALLRMGELAESEQMMTDIVARSEASLGKSHPQTLQYYIGLAVYRHLQQKYDEAQRLAQLGLHGYQDLLQSTAGAQSERQQLAMARQHRHLLDSFLSLAVDHPQYSSAAWQEVLAQKGAILVRQRQIRQLAGNDKLAPLLAQLEQTSTRLATLSRVVPEPDQKEVWKSQVDELRRQREQVEADLSNQSAEYRTAQERVTIDEIATALPDNSVLIDYLKYSPINLQNPNDVPEYHLLAFVMRPGEEVQMFDLGEADPIDSAIDTWRESFGLSPEGSRAAVELRKFLWEPFASQLEGRDHVFVSVDAMLGRLPIIAMPGNKPGSYLLEDHRISLVPVPHMLPEMIREQNFEERSGGLLILGDVDYDRGPPANSLPSVDADQPLLALNPPTRSGSTSFAPLPATIQEIESIAQLYAETWSESDAKINQLKNVEATEQNFRDLAGSSEILHLATHGFFADPEAKTAATTLEDSEPNGKTTTWKRAPSDPGLLSGLALTGANREPIPGQDDGILTAVEISSLALDNVDLVVLSACETGLGQAAAGEGLLGIQRAFQVAGADATIASLWQVGDDATMLLMERLYRNLWEKKMSKLDALREAQLYLLNHPDDVLNRKSFRGDRRVRAKQHKEKSNRLSPEFWAAFSLSGAWE from the coding sequence GTGAACCGTTCCCGTCCCGCAGATTGCCTTTTCTTCTTCACCTGCAACTATTTTCGGGGCTCCTTGTTCCTGCTCATTTTCGGTCTGGTTGGTGTCTGTCTCAGCGGTTCGATTATGGCCACGACGCTCTACGCAGAGGACAACGCAGAAAAGGAGCAAGCCGAGTCGATCCGTCAGATGGCGGAGATGATTCAACTGCAGCAGCAGAATGGCCAATCGGCATTCGCCCTGCAGTTGACGAAGACTCTGGTAAAATTGCTGAAACCGATGCTCCCCGGTTCAGCCACCGACTTATCCGAAGCACTGGTAATGCAAGGACAACTCGAGATGGCGCTAGGGGATGGGGAGGCCGCGCAGAAATCGCTGACCGAAGGGAAAGCGGTCCTGGCGAAGGCACTGGGGGGCGAACACTGGCGAGTGCTGGATCTCGATCTGCTCATCGGAGAACTCGATTGGTTCGCCAGCCTCACTCCCGAGCAGCAGGCGGACCTTGACCGATCACTCGCACTGCATGAGCAACAGATGTCGCTTTATCAGGCGGGCCAATTCGACGAAGCCTTGGCAGCGGGACAAGAAGCACTCGCCATCGAACGCAAACTGGTCGGCGAGAATCACCAGCAAGTGGCCGAGTCATTAAATACGCTCGGATTGATGTATCAATATCAGGGAGACTATACCCAAGCTGCGACCCTCTACGAACAGGCGACACAAGTTCGTGCCAAAGTCTACGGGAAGCAGCATCCCACGTATGCAGAAAGTCTGAACAATCAGGCTGGCCTGTACCAGCAGGCGGGGCAGCTCGACGAAGCGAATCGACTCTTCCAGGAAGCCTTCGCCATCTACGAGAAGAGCGTGGAGAAATCGACTCCCGAATTCATACAGTCCCTGGACAATCTCGCCGGCTCGCATGCCGCACTCACCGAATTCAAGCAGGCGGAGAAGCTCTACCTCGAAGCTTACGAACTCGCGCAGCGGTATCTCTCTCCTGAAAATCCGCTGCACGGTCGCCTTCTGAATAATCTGGGTGTGCATTACTTTGACGTCGGTGATTATACGCGGGCAGAAGAATTCGACGAACGGGCGCGGAAAAACGCGGAGGAAATGCTGGGTTCTGATCATCCGGAATATGCCACCGCGCTCAACAACCTTGCCAAACTGTACGACCATCTCGGCGAATACGATCGTGCGATCGAGCAGTATCAGCAGTCGATCGACATTACCCACAACTACTACAGAGGTACGCATCCGGAACTGCTGCTCACACAGAATAATCTCGCGCAAACGTATCACAAGCAGGGAAACTATGCTCTCGCCCAACAGACCTACCGCGAAGTCCTGGCAGGACGTGCCACTTTACTGGGGGAAGATCATCCCGATTACGCAACGACACTAGACGGCCTGGCGACGACTTATCTCGATACGGGAAGGTTTGCCGAAGCGCTCCGGTTGTATCAGCAGGCAGCCTCTATTCGAAAAAAGACTCTCGGAGTAATGCATCTGGACTATGGACAGAGTCTCAATAATCTGGCGATTTGCTATTCCGCTATGGGCGACTTTACAACTGCCGAAACACTGAATCAGCAGTCGAACGACGTCATCAAAGCGGTGCTTAGTCCGGCGCATCGGGACTATGCGACGTCGGTCGCCAATCTGGCTTACTGGTATATGCAAATCGGAGAGTTCGAAAAAGCTCGATCAATGTACGACGAAGCGCTCTCGCTCTTTGAGAAAGCGGTCGGAGAGGATCATCCACTCTACATGAATTGCCTGAAGGAAACGGCCGAGCTCGAACTGGAAACGAACAATCTCGCGTTGGCCCGGGACCGTCTGACAGACGTGATCGAGGGCGAACGCAAAACACTCGGTGAACAGCACTCTTCCGTGCTGGAAGCGGAAGCTCTGTTAGCCACGGCGCTGTTGAGGATGGGCGAGCTGGCCGAGTCCGAACAGATGATGACCGATATCGTCGCCCGCAGCGAAGCCAGCCTGGGTAAGTCGCATCCGCAAACTTTGCAGTATTACATAGGTCTGGCAGTTTACCGACATCTGCAACAAAAATACGACGAGGCACAGCGACTGGCGCAGCTCGGCCTGCACGGGTACCAAGACTTGCTACAATCGACGGCGGGTGCCCAGTCGGAACGGCAACAACTGGCGATGGCGAGACAACATCGCCATCTGCTCGACAGTTTTCTGTCACTGGCAGTTGATCATCCTCAGTATTCCAGCGCCGCGTGGCAGGAGGTTCTTGCGCAAAAAGGGGCGATCCTCGTCCGACAAAGACAGATCCGCCAACTCGCTGGAAACGATAAACTGGCCCCACTGTTGGCTCAGTTGGAACAGACATCAACGCGATTGGCGACGTTATCTCGCGTTGTCCCCGAGCCGGACCAGAAAGAGGTCTGGAAATCGCAGGTGGACGAACTCAGGCGACAGCGTGAACAGGTGGAAGCGGACCTCAGCAATCAAAGTGCTGAATATCGCACCGCTCAAGAGCGCGTGACGATCGACGAGATCGCGACCGCGCTGCCGGATAATTCAGTCCTGATTGATTACCTGAAGTATTCCCCGATCAATTTACAGAACCCGAACGATGTGCCTGAATACCATCTTCTCGCCTTTGTGATGAGGCCGGGTGAAGAAGTCCAGATGTTTGATCTGGGTGAAGCTGATCCGATTGATTCCGCGATCGATACCTGGCGGGAATCATTCGGTCTTTCGCCTGAGGGATCCCGTGCTGCGGTCGAATTGCGCAAATTCCTGTGGGAACCATTCGCTTCTCAACTGGAAGGGCGGGACCATGTTTTCGTCTCCGTCGATGCCATGCTCGGTCGCTTACCTATAATCGCGATGCCGGGCAACAAACCGGGCAGTTATCTACTCGAGGACCATCGAATTTCCCTCGTTCCCGTGCCCCATATGCTGCCGGAAATGATCCGCGAACAAAACTTCGAAGAGCGCTCAGGCGGCTTGCTCATTTTGGGAGATGTCGACTACGACAGAGGACCTCCGGCAAATTCCCTACCGTCCGTTGACGCTGACCAACCCTTGCTAGCTTTGAACCCGCCCACGCGCAGCGGTTCGACTTCGTTTGCGCCTCTGCCAGCGACGATACAAGAGATCGAGTCGATCGCACAGCTGTATGCTGAAACCTGGTCCGAATCAGACGCGAAGATCAATCAATTGAAGAACGTGGAAGCGACCGAACAAAACTTTCGCGACCTCGCCGGTTCATCAGAAATCCTGCACCTCGCAACGCACGGTTTCTTCGCAGATCCCGAGGCGAAAACAGCTGCGACGACTCTGGAGGATTCCGAGCCTAACGGAAAAACAACTACCTGGAAACGAGCTCCCTCCGATCCGGGTCTGCTGTCAGGCCTCGCGTTGACCGGCGCCAATCGGGAGCCGATTCCGGGTCAGGACGACGGCATCCTGACGGCCGTTGAGATTTCTTCTCTCGCCCTGGACAATGTCGACTTGGTCGTCCTCTCCGCTTGTGAGACGGGTCTTGGGCAGGCGGCTGCCGGGGAAGGGCTGCTCGGTATTCAGCGTGCCTTTCAGGTCGCCGGGGCCGATGCCACCATCGCCAGTTTGTGGCAAGTCGGCGATGACGCCACGATGCTGTTGATGGAACGGCTCTATCGCAACCTGTGGGAAAAGAAAATGAGTAAGCTCGATGCCCTCCGCGAAGCGCAGCTCTATCTTCTCAACCACCCGGACGACGTCCTCAACCGTAAATCCTTCCGCGGCGACCGTCGCGTCCGCGCAAAGCAGCATAAGGAAAAGTCCAACCGCCTCTCCCCCGAATTCTGGGCTGCATTTTCCTTGAGTGGCGCGTGGGAGTAA
- a CDS encoding alpha-E domain-containing protein, with product MLSRVAESVYWMSRYVERAENVARFIDVNYNITLGETDAFGNQWAPLVYTTGDQEDFEERFGEATREKVLKFLLFDEQNPNSIISCASYARENARTIREIIPSVVWEQLNKFFMMVRSAAGFTTTLDQPQEFCERVRLASHMLVGATDATMSHAEAWHFSRIGRLLERADKTSRIVDVQYYILLPDARDIGSTLDVVRWSALLKSASALVMYRRYHGKIEPERVADFLILDREFPRAMHFCVGRALESLRCVTGSSPGTFSNLSEQRMGRLCSSMDYTTIEDIIQHGLHQYIDDFQQQLNVVGEAVREDFFTFEQKISHQAEAEFQNQSQTQTFEQGQTQTQTQGN from the coding sequence ATGCTCAGTCGTGTTGCGGAATCAGTTTACTGGATGAGTCGGTATGTCGAGCGGGCTGAAAACGTCGCGCGATTTATCGACGTCAACTACAACATCACGCTGGGCGAGACGGATGCCTTTGGCAACCAATGGGCTCCCCTTGTCTACACCACTGGTGACCAGGAAGACTTCGAAGAACGGTTCGGGGAAGCAACTCGCGAGAAAGTGTTGAAGTTCCTTCTGTTCGATGAACAGAACCCGAATTCAATCATTTCGTGTGCCTCTTACGCCCGGGAAAATGCCCGGACAATTCGGGAAATCATTCCATCTGTTGTTTGGGAACAACTGAACAAATTCTTCATGATGGTCCGATCGGCAGCCGGATTTACGACGACACTCGATCAGCCTCAGGAATTCTGCGAACGGGTCCGGTTGGCCAGCCACATGCTGGTGGGAGCAACAGACGCGACGATGTCCCACGCAGAGGCCTGGCATTTCTCTCGAATTGGGCGACTACTGGAGCGAGCGGATAAAACATCCCGAATTGTGGATGTGCAGTACTATATTCTGCTTCCCGACGCTCGCGATATCGGTTCCACTCTGGATGTCGTTCGCTGGTCTGCCCTATTAAAGTCGGCCAGTGCGTTGGTCATGTACCGGCGATATCACGGGAAAATCGAGCCGGAGCGGGTTGCTGATTTCCTGATTCTTGATCGAGAATTCCCACGAGCGATGCATTTTTGCGTAGGACGAGCGCTCGAATCGTTAAGATGCGTCACCGGCAGTTCACCAGGGACCTTTTCGAACCTCTCGGAACAAAGAATGGGTCGCCTTTGCTCCAGCATGGATTACACTACAATAGAGGATATTATTCAGCACGGATTGCACCAGTATATCGACGACTTCCAGCAGCAACTGAACGTCGTCGGTGAGGCCGTTCGGGAAGACTTCTTCACATTCGAACAGAAAATCTCCCACCAGGCAGAGGCCGAGTTCCAGAATCAGAGCCAGACCCAGACTTTCGAACAGGGTCAAACTCAGACACAAACTCAAGGCAATTGA
- a CDS encoding circularly permuted type 2 ATP-grasp protein — protein MQLATYPSTDHFDEMFGPDGEPRPSASLFVERLMQLADGNLQQCQKAAEMSLKNLGITFNVYGHEAGTEKVWPFDLLPRIIEADEWSSIDQGLKQRITALNLFISDVYNDRKIIKDGLLPEELLMTCKAYRKQCEGFMPPQGAWCHVTGVDLIRGKDGKVYVLEDNLRCPSGVSYVLENRELMKRTFAPVFQGMSVAPIEDYAEQLLKTLLDCAPEGVSDPTAVVLTPGIYNSAYFEHTFLAQQMGVELVQGSDLIVDNGYVYMNTTRGLKRVDVIYRRIDDDFIDPKCFRPDSALGVDYLMDVCREGRVTLCNAPGTGIADDKAIYSFVPQIIKYYLGEDAILENVPTFLCSIPEQCQHVLANLDKLVVKPTGESGGYGILMGPHSTQDERDKTAEAIKANPREWIGQPMISLSTVPTLCGEEVQPRHVDLRPFVLSGQETYVMPGGLTRVALREGSMIVNSSQGGGSKDTWVLRNGHG, from the coding sequence ATGCAACTCGCCACGTATCCGTCGACGGATCATTTTGATGAAATGTTTGGTCCCGATGGAGAGCCTCGCCCCAGTGCTTCCCTGTTTGTTGAACGGCTAATGCAACTGGCCGACGGCAACCTGCAGCAGTGCCAAAAAGCGGCGGAGATGAGTCTCAAGAATCTGGGAATCACCTTTAATGTTTACGGACATGAAGCAGGAACCGAGAAGGTCTGGCCGTTCGATCTTTTGCCGCGCATCATCGAAGCCGACGAATGGTCGTCCATTGACCAGGGGCTCAAACAACGCATCACCGCGCTGAACCTGTTCATTTCCGATGTGTATAATGACCGGAAAATCATCAAAGACGGGCTCCTCCCGGAAGAACTTCTGATGACCTGTAAGGCGTACCGGAAACAGTGCGAAGGGTTCATGCCGCCTCAGGGAGCCTGGTGCCATGTCACCGGGGTCGACTTGATTCGCGGAAAGGATGGCAAGGTTTACGTACTGGAAGACAACCTGCGTTGTCCTTCGGGCGTCTCCTACGTTCTGGAGAACCGCGAGTTGATGAAGCGTACCTTCGCTCCCGTTTTCCAGGGAATGTCCGTCGCCCCCATCGAAGACTATGCCGAACAACTACTGAAGACGTTACTCGACTGTGCCCCCGAAGGGGTAAGCGATCCAACGGCCGTGGTGCTGACGCCCGGGATTTATAACTCGGCCTACTTTGAACACACCTTCCTCGCCCAGCAAATGGGAGTGGAACTGGTTCAAGGCTCGGACCTGATCGTCGACAACGGTTACGTGTACATGAATACGACTCGTGGTTTGAAACGGGTCGACGTCATTTACCGCCGGATTGATGATGACTTTATCGATCCCAAATGCTTCCGGCCCGATTCCGCTTTGGGAGTCGATTATCTGATGGACGTCTGCCGCGAAGGTCGTGTGACGTTATGTAATGCACCGGGAACCGGCATTGCGGACGACAAAGCGATTTACTCGTTTGTACCGCAGATCATCAAGTATTATCTGGGCGAAGACGCCATCCTGGAGAACGTGCCCACGTTCCTTTGTTCCATCCCGGAGCAGTGCCAGCATGTGCTGGCGAATCTCGACAAGCTGGTGGTCAAACCGACGGGCGAATCGGGTGGGTATGGAATTCTGATGGGTCCCCACTCCACGCAGGATGAACGAGACAAAACGGCCGAAGCGATCAAGGCCAATCCCCGGGAGTGGATCGGTCAACCGATGATCTCGCTCTCAACTGTACCCACCTTGTGCGGTGAAGAAGTACAACCACGGCACGTCGATTTGCGCCCGTTCGTCCTTTCGGGACAAGAGACTTATGTGATGCCGGGTGGCCTGACCCGTGTCGCTTTACGCGAAGGATCGATGATCGTGAACTCGTCTCAGGGAGGTGGCAGCAAGGATACCTGGGTTCTACGGAACGGTCATGGCTGA
- the trpE gene encoding anthranilate synthase component I codes for MTHLPTFDQFQTLAGANSLVPVYRQLVSDSLTPVGAYTLLPESDYSFLFESVVGGEKIGRYSFLGSSPFLTLEAYRQEIVVTDHETGEVERLQVDDPLEELARRMESYQACFLPGLPRFCGGAVGYAGYDVVRYTENLPNAPEDDRELPDYSFSFYNEMVIFDQINKTILVATHACTDSGDWKSEYTRACQRVDKLCEQLKQPVTQLSLVDIAREGQATLEWKSNFEQEEFEAAVEKCKEYITAGDIFQVVLSQRLELETKASPLDIYRSLRVVNPSPFMFLLNTPSCQLVGCSPEIMVRSEDGLTTVRPLAGTRTRGKTAEEDQALADELLADPKERAEHVMLIDLARNDVGRVAEFGSVKLSDVMVVERYSHVMHITSNVTGQLVKGKTALDALRASLPAGTVSGAPKVRAMEIIDELEPNRRGPYAGAVGYIDYTGNMDTCIALRTLVMSGGKAYIQAGAGLVADSVPIKEYQETLNKAMGLLKAIDVAEQQLAGK; via the coding sequence ATGACCCATCTGCCTACATTTGATCAGTTCCAGACACTCGCCGGGGCTAACAGTCTCGTTCCTGTCTACCGCCAGCTCGTTTCCGATTCGCTGACCCCCGTCGGTGCGTACACGCTGCTACCCGAGAGCGATTATTCGTTCCTCTTTGAAAGTGTGGTGGGCGGAGAGAAAATCGGACGTTACAGCTTTCTGGGCTCCTCCCCATTTCTGACTCTGGAAGCGTACCGGCAGGAAATTGTCGTCACGGATCACGAGACAGGGGAAGTCGAACGGCTTCAGGTCGACGATCCGCTGGAGGAACTGGCTCGTCGGATGGAGTCGTATCAGGCCTGCTTCCTGCCCGGCCTGCCCCGGTTCTGTGGCGGAGCCGTGGGATACGCGGGATACGATGTCGTCCGCTATACAGAAAACCTGCCCAACGCTCCGGAAGATGACCGCGAACTGCCCGATTATTCGTTCTCGTTCTATAACGAAATGGTCATCTTCGATCAGATCAACAAAACGATTCTCGTCGCCACCCATGCCTGCACGGACTCGGGCGACTGGAAGTCGGAATACACTCGCGCTTGCCAGCGCGTTGATAAACTTTGCGAACAGCTGAAGCAACCGGTAACTCAACTGTCACTGGTTGATATCGCCCGGGAAGGACAGGCCACCTTGGAATGGAAATCGAACTTCGAGCAGGAAGAGTTCGAAGCTGCGGTCGAAAAGTGCAAAGAGTACATCACTGCGGGAGACATCTTTCAGGTAGTGCTCAGCCAGCGTCTCGAATTGGAAACCAAAGCGAGCCCACTCGATATCTATCGTTCTCTCCGAGTAGTAAACCCGAGCCCGTTCATGTTCCTGTTGAACACCCCCAGCTGTCAGCTTGTGGGATGTTCTCCCGAGATTATGGTTCGTTCTGAAGACGGCCTCACCACCGTCCGTCCTTTGGCCGGGACGCGGACGCGCGGAAAAACAGCCGAGGAAGATCAGGCACTGGCGGACGAACTTCTGGCCGACCCTAAAGAACGGGCTGAACATGTCATGCTGATCGACCTGGCACGCAACGATGTCGGCCGCGTCGCCGAATTCGGTTCGGTCAAATTGAGTGACGTCATGGTGGTCGAACGATACAGCCACGTGATGCACATCACCTCGAATGTGACCGGCCAGCTGGTTAAAGGAAAAACGGCGCTCGACGCGCTCCGCGCCAGTCTTCCTGCGGGAACAGTTTCGGGAGCGCCGAAAGTCCGGGCGATGGAAATCATCGACGAGCTCGAACCGAACCGCCGTGGCCCCTATGCGGGCGCCGTAGGCTACATTGATTACACCGGCAATATGGATACCTGCATCGCACTACGAACGTTGGTCATGTCGGGCGGCAAAGCCTACATCCAAGCGGGCGCCGGGCTAGTGGCCGACAGTGTGCCCATCAAGGAATATCAGGAAACGCTCAATAAGGCGATGGGCTTACTTAAAGCGATCGACGTTGCCGAACAACAGCTGGCGGGAAAGTAA